A genomic region of Carassius carassius chromosome 27, fCarCar2.1, whole genome shotgun sequence contains the following coding sequences:
- the btbd7 gene encoding BTB/POZ domain-containing protein 7 isoform X2, with translation MGVNASSYPHSCSPRFGGNSQTQQTFIGASYAPQGYGGESKLYSLEHGPEKPQDKKKKSSGLATLKRRFIKRRKSSRSADHARQMRELLSGWDVRDVNALVEEYEGTAALKELSLQAGLARPEARTLQRDLATLYQHKYCTDVDLIFQDSCFPAHRAILAARCPFFKTLLSSSPVYGAEVLLDVGTVGMDAPMFSSLLHYLYTGELGSEDVRLQNVDVLVRLSEEFGTPNSLEADMRNLSEHMPYFDSLLSFSSDSELVEAFGAGGPVPSGTGVGNAGVNHSSPDEELRAHKAVLSARSHFFRNLLQRRIRSGEEITDRTLQTPTRIILDESIIPKKYARVVLHCMYTDAVDLSLVLRGSPSEGSLGEVQALVAGRGCMSRAEEAMELYHIALFLEFSMLAQALFIA, from the exons ATGGGTGTGAATGCCTCCAGCTACCCTCACTCGTGCTCACCTCGATTCGGGGGTAACTCACAGACCCAGCAGACCTTCATAG GCGCCTCCTATGCACCACAGGGTTATGGCGGCGAGTCCAAGCTCTACAGCCTAGAACATGGCCCTGAAAAACCTCAggacaagaagaaaaaaagctcCGGTTTGGCCACCCTCAAGAGGAGATTCATTAAGCGACGCAAATCCAGTCGGTCTGCTGATCATGCGCGACAGATGCGCGAGCTTCTATCGGGTTGGGACGTGCGTGACGTCAATGCCCTGGTGGAGGAGTATGAGGGCACAGCAGCACTCAAAGAGCTCAGTCTGCAGGCGGGCTTGGCCCGTCCCGAGGCTCGCACCCTGCAGCGTGATTTAGCCACCCTTTATCAGCACAAGTACTGCACTGATGTGGACCTGATCTTCCAGGATTCCTGCTTCCCAGCACACCGTGCCATTCTGGCTGCCCGCTGCCCGTTCTTCAAGACCTTGCTTTCATCATCACCGGTTTACGGGGCAGAAGTGTTGTTAGACGTTGGAACGGTGGGAATGGATGCGCCCATGTTCTCCTCATTGCTGCATTACCTCTATACAGGTGAGCTGGGCTCAGAGGATGTGAGGTTGCAGAATGTGGATGTGCTGGTCAGATTGAGCGAGGAGTTCGGTACGCCCAACTCCTTAGAAGCCGACATGCGAAACCTCAGTGAGCACATGCCGTATTTTGACTCACTGCTGAGCTTCTCTTCAGACTCTGAGCTGGTGGAGGCTTTCGGAGCAGGTGGGCCTGTTCCAAGTGGCACAGGAGTTGGAAACGCAGGGGTGAACCATAGCTCTCCTGATGAGGAGCTAAGGGCCCACAAGGCAGTGCTCTCGGCGCGCTCCCACTTCTTTCGCAACCTGCTGCAACGACGCATCCGCTCAGGTGAGGAGATCACAGACCGAACTCTGCAAACCCCTACCCGTATTATCCTTGACGAATCCATCATTCCCAAGAAATACGCCCGTGTGGTCTTGCACTGCATGTACACTGATGCTGTGGACCTTTCGCTGGTGCTGCGTGGGAGCCCTTCTGAAGGCAGTCTTGGTGAAGTTCAAGCGCTGGTGGCTGGAAGAGGGTGCATGAGTCGGGCCGAAGAGGCCATGGAGCTCTACCACATCGCCCTCTTCTTGGAGTTCAGCATGCTGGCTCAGG CTTTGTTTATTGCCTGA